Proteins encoded by one window of Streptomyces sp. LX-29:
- a CDS encoding non-ribosomal peptide synthetase, whose protein sequence is MQPTSITSSYLTRFEALDRGAGAFDGTPLPVTGAQRRFVLAQRLHPQGRPTLVPLFFTFPAGTVDPERLHAAAGHLAATHPALRARPLVRRGVPVQVIGTPAAEVRRVRPRPGEGAADALLSALGDWPAAGPPLRLFLAADAETTGAGAGAAGAGAGAAGTGVETEAGDGGRGREILAIVMDHTVCDEQSLGQIMADLGAAYRDRLGPRDVSAETLADGVSAYAEAVRLQLAAEERASAAASLGYWAERLAALQPPSDPLPVQGAAPVSSGGPAVTGAAGRRLALGGDARAAAFPTVLDACVSAARTLHGRRSVPALGYPWGGRPAAAPPVLGCFLNTVPHPADDLDRTARASVWWDDLDHADAPFDEVVHAARRARVPWSGRLDGLVTFEDLHRRPPLRLGGVVGREIHLDGRPLQAPFAVSVSYGADLLVRMAWDRAVVPDHRAEDAFEALVAALGEHGDGAPERRDPAPRDDRAAPPSPSPGAAPAPASGREPDPSDPRTTAAPLAAAAPTRPN, encoded by the coding sequence GTGCAGCCCACGAGCATCACTTCGTCCTATCTCACCCGCTTCGAGGCCCTCGATCGGGGCGCCGGCGCCTTCGACGGCACGCCGCTGCCGGTCACCGGCGCACAGCGGCGATTCGTCCTGGCCCAGCGGCTCCACCCGCAGGGCCGCCCCACCCTGGTCCCGCTGTTCTTCACCTTCCCGGCGGGGACGGTCGACCCGGAACGGCTGCACGCGGCCGCCGGGCACCTGGCCGCCACACACCCGGCGCTGCGGGCCCGCCCGCTGGTGCGCCGCGGGGTGCCGGTCCAGGTGATCGGCACACCCGCCGCCGAGGTGCGCCGGGTGCGGCCGCGCCCCGGGGAAGGTGCCGCCGACGCACTGCTGTCCGCCCTGGGCGACTGGCCCGCGGCGGGGCCCCCGCTGCGGCTCTTCCTCGCCGCCGACGCCGAAACCACCGGGGCCGGGGCCGGAGCCGCCGGTGCCGGAGCCGGAGCCGCCGGCACCGGCGTCGAGACCGAAGCCGGCGACGGCGGCCGGGGGCGGGAGATCCTGGCGATCGTCATGGACCACACCGTCTGCGACGAACAGTCGCTGGGCCAGATCATGGCGGACCTGGGTGCCGCCTACCGCGACCGCCTCGGGCCGCGGGACGTGTCCGCCGAGACGCTGGCCGACGGGGTGTCCGCGTACGCCGAGGCCGTGCGGCTCCAACTCGCCGCCGAGGAGCGGGCGTCCGCGGCGGCCTCCCTCGGGTACTGGGCCGAGCGCCTGGCAGCGCTCCAACCGCCGTCGGACCCGCTCCCGGTCCAGGGGGCCGCGCCCGTGAGCTCGGGCGGCCCCGCGGTCACCGGGGCCGCGGGGCGCAGGCTGGCGCTCGGCGGCGACGCTCGGGCCGCGGCCTTCCCCACCGTGCTCGACGCCTGCGTCTCCGCCGCGCGGACGCTCCACGGACGGCGTTCGGTGCCGGCCCTGGGCTATCCGTGGGGCGGGCGGCCGGCCGCGGCGCCGCCGGTGCTCGGCTGCTTCCTCAACACCGTCCCCCACCCGGCCGACGACCTGGACCGGACCGCACGCGCCTCCGTCTGGTGGGACGACCTCGACCACGCCGACGCCCCGTTCGACGAGGTGGTCCACGCGGCCCGGCGGGCCCGGGTGCCCTGGTCGGGGCGGCTCGACGGGCTCGTCACCTTCGAGGACCTGCACCGCCGGCCGCCGCTGCGGCTCGGCGGCGTCGTCGGGCGCGAGATCCACCTCGACGGGCGCCCCCTCCAGGCTCCGTTCGCCGTGTCCGTCTCCTACGGAGCCGACCTGCTGGTCCGCATGGCCTGGGACCGGGCGGTCGTCCCCGACCACCGCGCGGAGGACGCCTTCGAGGCGCTGGTCGCCGCGCTGGGCGAGCACGGGGACGGGGCTCCCGAGCGCCGCGACCCGGCGCCGCGCGACGACCGCGCGGCTCCGCCGTCCCCCTCCCCCGGCGCCGCCCCCGCCCCCGCCTCTGGCCGTGAACCCGATCCCTCCGACCCCCGTACCACTGCGGCGCCCCTGGCGGCCGCCGCACCGACGCGGCCGAACTGA
- a CDS encoding acyl-CoA dehydrogenase family protein yields the protein MSLTSTTPSSVLETEHREIVDAFTAFVRRELVPLAAELPESGDLPPADLRGYVRRRSAKLGFYAGDHPEELGGAGMPFSAVVQLHHAAGRSGCPLAPYALAGSDGPSPLLRQGTPDQIERYLKPLVRGEATRCLALTEPNAGSDAFHLTTTATRQPDGGWVLSGRKTFVSNAGHADFAIVVARADDAAAPGGPTAFVVDMDHPRLRIGQRYDGMSGEELFELVLDEVRLPAEAVIGGPAGVGAALGHGIDSLSRGRLVVAAMCNGLAEYALELGVGYARERRAFGERIGAYQHVQEHLVTSRAEVEAAKLLTMACARLVDEGAEVPENAALAKLTSSETAVRIVDRSLRVHGATGWVRGHPLEFLYRYVRMMTIIEGTSEIQKVIIARAMGLG from the coding sequence ATGAGCCTGACCAGCACCACGCCCTCGTCCGTCCTGGAGACGGAGCACCGTGAGATCGTCGACGCCTTCACGGCGTTCGTCCGCCGCGAGCTGGTGCCGCTGGCGGCCGAGCTGCCGGAGAGCGGCGACCTTCCCCCCGCCGATCTGCGCGGCTATGTCCGCCGCCGCTCGGCGAAGCTGGGCTTCTACGCCGGTGACCACCCCGAGGAACTCGGCGGTGCGGGCATGCCGTTCAGCGCCGTGGTGCAGCTGCACCACGCCGCCGGCCGCAGCGGCTGCCCGCTGGCCCCGTACGCGCTGGCCGGGTCCGACGGCCCGAGCCCGCTGCTGCGCCAGGGCACCCCGGACCAGATCGAGCGTTATCTGAAGCCACTGGTGCGGGGCGAGGCCACCCGCTGCCTGGCGCTGACCGAACCGAACGCCGGGTCGGACGCCTTCCACCTCACCACCACCGCCACCCGTCAGCCGGACGGCGGTTGGGTGCTCTCGGGCCGCAAGACCTTCGTGAGCAACGCCGGACACGCGGACTTCGCCATCGTCGTGGCGCGCGCGGACGACGCCGCCGCGCCCGGCGGGCCGACGGCGTTCGTCGTCGACATGGACCACCCCCGGCTGCGGATCGGCCAGCGCTACGACGGCATGTCCGGTGAGGAGCTGTTCGAGCTGGTGCTGGACGAGGTGCGGCTGCCGGCCGAGGCCGTCATCGGGGGGCCTGCCGGGGTCGGCGCCGCGCTCGGCCACGGCATCGACAGCCTCTCGCGCGGCCGGCTGGTGGTGGCCGCCATGTGCAACGGCCTCGCCGAGTACGCCCTGGAGCTGGGGGTCGGGTACGCGCGGGAGCGGCGGGCCTTCGGGGAGCGCATCGGCGCCTACCAGCATGTGCAGGAGCACCTGGTGACCAGCCGCGCCGAGGTCGAGGCGGCCAAGCTGCTGACGATGGCGTGCGCGCGGTTGGTGGACGAGGGCGCGGAGGTTCCGGAGAACGCCGCGCTGGCCAAGCTGACCTCCTCCGAGACCGCCGTCCGCATCGTGGACCGGTCGCTGCGCGTGCACGGGGCGACGGGGTGGGTGCGCGGCCATCCGCTGGAGTTCCTGTACCGGTACGTCCGGATGATGACGATCATCGAGGGCACCTCGGAGATCCAGAAGGTGATCATCGCCCGCGCCATGGGCCTGGGCTGA
- a CDS encoding amino acid adenylation domain-containing protein, which produces MFGLSTSQEIVWLHEQMLPGSRAYNFTATIDLRGALDEAALRDGLAASLDRHPGLRLELVDSPSGLPGQRVRENCAPRLRTLDLGDAEDPEAAFAELLRSEAETPLDTYEAPLLRWCLVRLGPEHHRLIHVEHHLVHDGHSFAILLRDVFTVYRGRVLNESVALPSAPSYSDHVAAADGGDRAARREAGLAHWRRELADASFDLPLPGLARPGARRRHAGGQLRQTIDAELAERLRAHSRAQGHTPFSTLLTLFAELLRRHSGRADLVVGTAVGNRPEGFEQTAGMFVNTIPLRLRLDPAAGADEAVDEVTDGLIRGLPHQDVPVQLLTRELGLHTTGADNPLFSVMFSAHDAALPEIEVPGLDVSLFEGFNTGTTRFDLDLVLIPDDRRTVGPRRGVAGMTLVWDYDRDLFDEGATRLLSERFLDLLGAYLDSPTAPLAGLAPAPVAPRDASAPVTSVAATGPYAATASENDTAADVDTTPEVEAVLDPAARAEPGLVALLSGARKITYGELDRLVEELAGRLRAAGVRAGQPVAAVLPRGVDTVVSLLACLRTGAVYSPLSPNDPTNRLETLLRRLRPALVLTDRQSALSLPAEGPVPVALLDADGAFPAAAPADAVERVDGAAYVIHTSGSTGLPKAVAVGRAALAHHATTVAGRFALSPGDRVLLFAQPSFDVALEEVLPSLLAGACLVVPQREVPTAAELIAVLAARRVTVANLPTSYLLAVREELCEALADGLWEPRLLVVGGERLPAAALREVLAATDAAVLNAYGVTEATITSTVHEVSAAAVEAGAEAEVPLGTELPGMTVHVLDAGLRPLPPGAVGELAVSGAGLARGYLGGAEAAEATAARFVAVPALGGERVYLTGDLGYRDRDGLLWFLGRRDHQIKLRGYRIELEEIEAAASTEFGGRSCAVVLDRDAAGGPCLTGFLDGGAEPDQALLHKTLSARLPAALVPARWIRLETMPLLPGGKPNRGALTRLAAEARTEGTGDGGSASAADGSDGGPADPAVALLSEGWRDVLGHDRFSTSSHFFQVGGHSLLAAQLAAWLEPRLGVRPPLRLLFQNPVLADQARALTETTR; this is translated from the coding sequence ATGTTCGGACTCTCCACATCCCAGGAGATCGTCTGGCTGCACGAGCAGATGCTCCCCGGCAGCCGCGCCTACAACTTCACCGCCACCATCGATCTGCGGGGCGCCCTCGACGAGGCCGCGCTCCGGGACGGACTGGCGGCCTCGCTGGACCGACACCCCGGGCTGCGCCTGGAGCTCGTCGACTCCCCGAGCGGACTGCCCGGCCAGCGGGTCCGGGAGAACTGCGCGCCCCGGCTGCGCACGCTCGACCTCGGTGACGCCGAGGACCCCGAGGCCGCCTTCGCCGAGCTGCTGCGCTCCGAGGCCGAGACGCCGCTGGACACCTACGAAGCGCCGCTGCTGCGCTGGTGCCTGGTCCGCCTCGGCCCCGAGCACCACCGGCTCATCCACGTCGAGCACCACCTCGTCCACGACGGGCACTCCTTCGCGATCCTGCTCCGGGACGTGTTCACCGTCTACCGCGGGCGCGTCCTCAACGAGTCGGTCGCCCTGCCGTCCGCCCCCTCGTACAGCGACCACGTCGCGGCCGCCGACGGCGGCGACCGCGCGGCGCGCCGGGAGGCCGGCCTCGCGCACTGGCGGCGCGAGCTGGCCGACGCCTCGTTCGACCTGCCGCTGCCGGGCCTCGCCCGACCGGGGGCGCGCCGCCGGCACGCGGGCGGCCAACTGCGGCAGACCATCGACGCGGAGCTCGCCGAGCGGCTGCGCGCCCACAGCCGCGCCCAGGGCCACACGCCCTTCTCGACGCTGCTGACGCTCTTCGCCGAACTACTGCGCCGCCACAGCGGACGCGCCGACCTCGTCGTGGGCACGGCCGTGGGCAACCGCCCCGAAGGGTTCGAGCAGACCGCCGGCATGTTCGTCAACACCATCCCGCTGCGGCTGCGGCTGGACCCGGCGGCCGGCGCCGACGAGGCGGTGGACGAGGTCACCGACGGCCTCATCCGCGGGCTGCCGCACCAGGACGTGCCCGTGCAGCTGCTCACCCGCGAGCTGGGCCTGCACACCACGGGCGCGGACAACCCCCTGTTCAGCGTGATGTTCAGCGCCCATGACGCGGCGTTGCCGGAGATCGAGGTGCCGGGGCTGGACGTCTCGCTGTTCGAGGGGTTCAACACCGGGACGACCCGCTTCGACCTGGACCTCGTCCTCATCCCCGACGACCGCCGTACGGTCGGCCCGCGCCGGGGCGTCGCCGGCATGACGCTGGTCTGGGACTACGACCGGGATCTGTTCGACGAGGGCGCCACCCGGCTGCTCTCGGAGCGCTTCCTCGATCTCCTGGGCGCCTATCTGGACTCCCCCACCGCGCCGTTGGCCGGCCTCGCCCCGGCGCCGGTCGCCCCGCGGGACGCCTCGGCCCCTGTCACGAGCGTCGCCGCCACGGGCCCGTACGCCGCCACGGCGTCGGAGAACGACACGGCAGCCGACGTCGACACGACGCCGGAGGTGGAAGCGGTCCTCGACCCGGCCGCCCGGGCCGAGCCCGGTCTCGTCGCCCTGCTCAGCGGCGCCCGGAAGATCACCTACGGTGAACTGGACCGACTCGTCGAGGAGTTGGCCGGGCGGCTGCGTGCCGCGGGCGTGCGCGCCGGACAGCCCGTGGCGGCGGTGCTGCCGCGCGGGGTGGACACGGTGGTGTCGCTGCTCGCCTGTCTGCGCACCGGGGCGGTCTACAGCCCGCTGTCGCCGAACGACCCGACGAACCGGCTGGAGACGCTGCTGCGCCGGCTGCGCCCGGCACTGGTCCTGACCGACCGGCAGAGCGCGCTCTCCCTCCCCGCCGAGGGGCCGGTGCCGGTCGCGCTGCTCGACGCGGACGGCGCCTTCCCCGCGGCCGCGCCCGCCGACGCCGTGGAGCGCGTCGACGGCGCCGCGTACGTCATCCACACCTCCGGCTCCACGGGGCTGCCGAAGGCCGTCGCCGTCGGCCGGGCCGCGCTGGCCCACCACGCCACGACCGTGGCCGGGCGGTTCGCGCTGAGCCCTGGGGACAGGGTGCTGCTGTTCGCCCAGCCCTCCTTCGACGTGGCCCTGGAGGAGGTGCTGCCGTCGCTGCTGGCGGGGGCGTGCCTGGTGGTCCCGCAGCGCGAGGTCCCGACGGCGGCCGAGCTGATCGCCGTGCTGGCGGCCCGCCGGGTCACCGTGGCCAACCTGCCCACGAGCTATCTGCTCGCCGTCCGCGAGGAGCTGTGCGAGGCGCTCGCCGACGGACTGTGGGAGCCGCGGCTGCTGGTCGTGGGCGGTGAGCGGCTGCCCGCCGCGGCGCTGCGCGAGGTGCTGGCCGCCACGGACGCGGCGGTGCTCAACGCCTACGGGGTGACCGAGGCGACCATCACCTCCACCGTGCACGAGGTCTCCGCCGCGGCGGTCGAGGCCGGGGCGGAGGCCGAGGTCCCGTTGGGCACCGAGCTGCCGGGCATGACGGTGCACGTCCTGGACGCGGGGCTGCGCCCGCTGCCGCCGGGCGCGGTCGGCGAACTCGCCGTGTCCGGGGCCGGGCTCGCCCGGGGCTACCTGGGCGGCGCCGAGGCGGCCGAGGCCACCGCGGCCCGGTTCGTCGCGGTGCCGGCGCTCGGCGGTGAGCGGGTCTACCTCACCGGCGACCTCGGCTACCGGGACCGTGACGGCCTGCTGTGGTTCCTGGGCCGCCGGGACCACCAGATCAAGCTGCGCGGGTACCGCATCGAGCTGGAGGAGATCGAGGCCGCGGCCTCCACCGAGTTCGGCGGCCGGTCCTGCGCGGTGGTCCTCGACCGGGACGCGGCCGGCGGCCCCTGCCTGACCGGCTTCCTCGACGGCGGCGCGGAGCCCGACCAGGCGCTGCTGCACAAGACGCTGTCCGCGCGGCTGCCCGCGGCGCTCGTTCCCGCGCGCTGGATCCGGTTGGAGACCATGCCGCTGCTCCCGGGCGGCAAGCCGAACCGCGGCGCGCTGACCCGCCTCGCCGCCGAGGCACGCACGGAGGGCACGGGGGACGGCGGATCGGCGTCGGCCGCCGACGGCTCCGACGGCGGTCCCGCGGACCCGGCCGTCGCGCTGCTGAGTGAGGGCTGGCGGGATGTGCTGGGCCATGACCGGTTCTCGACGTCGTCGCACTTCTTCCAGGTCGGCGGGCACTCCCTGCTGGCCGCCCAGCTCGCCGCGTGGCTGGAGCCCCGGCTGGGCGTCCGTCCCCCGCTGCGGCTGCTGTTCCAGAACCCCGTCCTCGCCGACCAGGCCCGCGCCCTCACGGAGACGACCCGATGA
- a CDS encoding amino acid adenylation domain-containing protein — protein sequence MTTSPHTPLASVAYGGSAPADGWDDVLARYTHWVQRAPHAPAVEDGALSWTFAELDVLAERTADALRGRVRPGDLVAVCLDRSAALVATAVAVARLGAVYLPLGPRPGERRLAVVTGGLRVACLVTAPDTLPEGYATGARLALPLPTAGANAAAEVVAAFPAHVPAADPAPASATGGPATIAATDPAAGRATDPAASGAERPAVPEGTLYAMLTSGSTGVPKAVAVPGTALAARIRWYAARTGCRPGDRHSLLVGVSFDPHILELWTALTSGATLAVAPDEVRWDPQTLTSWWRRAGVSVAILPTPLAEIVLERPWPELPALRHLTIGGDRLRRRPGRDVTARVDNAYGPAEACVVATTHAVEPADGAAAVSAPPIGAPLDDTVVCVTDPAGRVVPRGEPGELRIGGVGLATGYLDPELTARRFVAAPAEVTGTDRVYRTGDRVRMRPDGVLEFLGRLDDQVKVRGARIEPAETEAAFEEDPRVLRAVVAAETPAGGDTRLIAFVRPVPGAEPPTAAELLDAVRGRLPEQAQPSAVRFVDAFPLDANGKVDRAALLAGQRPERESAPAAAAGAGASTGTEAVVVEVCRTLLGRPELGPGDNFLASGGDSLTAGRLLVALEERFGVRLRAPQVLRQPDLRGLAALVDSRVEPRREDRDGAEAPMPTARGVDASTPVREAAGAVAVADVRGAAAASPEPRGVLARVLDHAGTTPSALAVTDGEVTMTYAELASAARRLAGALRSRGVGPGTAVGLLLPHSVGVVVAGLAVWWAGGHYVPLDAAYPRSRTDAMRADAGVALTVGHKELLEGAGIPAAEALVLTAYGVPEDGSAEERSADGARADDEPDLASDDLPTPVTTDPDALAYVMYTSGSTGRPKGVAITQRGAAWLASAPGGLTVGVRDRVLCHSALTFDGSSFELWMPLANGAAVAVSTGGRQSLERLARDVERLGVTVAFLTTALFHHLAARRSSVFGVLRAVVVGGEAMAARHARAVLRAHPWLELVNAYGPTETTTFATGHRVRDADCDAPPPIGRPVAGATARVLDERGEPVPPGVRGELWVGGPRVAAGYLGQPERTAERFVAHASAGRLYRTGDLVSARPDGTLDFHGRVDEQVKIRGFRIEPGEIEHALRTHPGVADAAVAVARPSDDDARLVAFVVPALPDGLEGPAGSGRPAATELRAHLAARLPAHLIPNTWSVVDALPLSGGGKVDRQALAERAVPGSAQPAEDPGPPSVWEELTPVQQAVADAWGRALGCEVTSPAADFLDLGGHSLLALGVVDDLRQELGVELTLAAFFAAPTVAAHAVLVERELIGAYGAEAEAAEEQAPVAADVTGDAR from the coding sequence ATGACCACTTCACCGCACACCCCCCTGGCCTCCGTGGCGTACGGCGGCTCCGCCCCCGCGGACGGCTGGGACGACGTCCTGGCCCGGTACACCCACTGGGTCCAGCGCGCCCCGCACGCGCCCGCCGTCGAAGACGGCGCCCTGAGCTGGACCTTCGCCGAACTCGACGTCCTGGCCGAGCGGACGGCCGACGCGCTGCGCGGCCGGGTGCGCCCCGGCGACCTGGTGGCCGTCTGTCTGGACCGTTCCGCCGCGCTGGTCGCCACGGCCGTCGCCGTGGCCCGACTGGGCGCCGTCTACCTTCCGCTGGGGCCGCGCCCCGGTGAGCGCCGGCTGGCCGTGGTGACCGGTGGGCTCCGCGTCGCCTGCCTGGTCACGGCGCCCGACACGCTCCCCGAGGGGTACGCGACCGGGGCCCGACTGGCCCTGCCGCTGCCCACGGCCGGCGCCAACGCGGCGGCGGAGGTCGTCGCCGCCTTCCCGGCCCACGTCCCCGCCGCCGACCCCGCCCCGGCCTCCGCGACCGGGGGCCCCGCCACGATCGCGGCCACCGACCCGGCCGCGGGCCGCGCCACCGACCCCGCCGCGTCCGGTGCCGAGCGTCCCGCGGTGCCCGAGGGCACCCTCTACGCGATGCTCACCTCGGGTTCGACCGGAGTGCCCAAGGCCGTCGCGGTGCCGGGGACGGCGCTCGCCGCCCGGATCCGCTGGTACGCGGCGCGCACCGGCTGCCGGCCCGGGGACCGGCACAGCCTCCTGGTCGGCGTCTCCTTCGACCCGCACATCCTGGAGCTGTGGACCGCGCTGACCAGCGGAGCCACGCTGGCCGTCGCCCCGGACGAGGTCCGCTGGGACCCGCAGACCCTGACCTCCTGGTGGCGCCGGGCCGGGGTGAGCGTGGCGATCCTGCCCACCCCGTTGGCGGAGATCGTGCTGGAGCGTCCCTGGCCGGAGCTCCCGGCGCTGCGTCACCTCACCATCGGCGGGGACCGGTTGCGCCGCCGGCCCGGCCGGGATGTCACCGCGCGCGTCGACAACGCCTACGGCCCCGCGGAGGCGTGCGTGGTCGCGACCACGCACGCCGTGGAGCCCGCGGACGGGGCGGCGGCCGTCAGCGCCCCGCCGATCGGCGCGCCGTTGGACGACACCGTCGTCTGCGTCACCGACCCCGCCGGGCGGGTCGTCCCGCGCGGTGAGCCGGGCGAGCTGCGCATCGGCGGCGTGGGGCTGGCGACCGGCTATCTGGATCCCGAGCTGACGGCCCGCCGCTTCGTGGCCGCGCCGGCGGAGGTGACCGGCACCGACCGCGTCTACCGCACCGGGGACCGGGTGCGGATGCGGCCGGACGGCGTGCTGGAGTTCCTGGGCCGCCTGGACGACCAGGTGAAGGTGCGCGGCGCTCGGATCGAACCGGCCGAGACGGAGGCCGCGTTCGAGGAGGACCCGCGGGTGCTGCGCGCGGTCGTCGCGGCCGAGACTCCGGCGGGCGGCGACACCCGGCTGATCGCCTTCGTACGGCCGGTGCCCGGCGCCGAGCCGCCGACCGCGGCGGAGCTGCTGGACGCGGTGCGCGGTCGGCTGCCCGAGCAGGCGCAGCCGTCGGCCGTCCGGTTCGTCGACGCCTTCCCGCTCGACGCCAACGGCAAGGTGGACCGGGCGGCGCTGCTGGCCGGGCAGCGGCCGGAGCGGGAGTCCGCTCCGGCGGCCGCAGCCGGAGCCGGTGCGAGCACGGGCACCGAAGCGGTGGTCGTCGAGGTCTGTCGGACCCTGCTCGGCAGGCCGGAGCTGGGTCCCGGCGACAACTTCCTGGCCTCGGGGGGCGACTCGCTCACCGCCGGCCGGCTCCTGGTCGCTCTGGAGGAGCGGTTCGGGGTGCGGCTGCGCGCCCCGCAGGTGCTGCGCCAGCCCGATCTGCGCGGCCTGGCGGCCCTGGTGGACTCCCGGGTGGAGCCCCGCCGGGAGGACCGGGACGGCGCGGAGGCGCCGATGCCGACCGCGCGGGGAGTCGATGCGTCGACGCCCGTCCGGGAGGCCGCGGGCGCGGTCGCGGTCGCGGACGTTCGCGGCGCCGCTGCGGCCTCACCCGAGCCGCGCGGAGTGCTCGCCCGGGTGCTCGACCACGCCGGCACGACGCCGTCCGCGCTGGCGGTCACCGACGGCGAGGTGACCATGACCTACGCGGAACTGGCCTCCGCCGCCCGCCGGCTGGCCGGGGCGCTGCGCTCGCGCGGCGTGGGGCCGGGCACCGCCGTCGGCCTCCTGCTGCCGCACTCGGTGGGCGTGGTCGTGGCCGGTCTCGCCGTGTGGTGGGCCGGCGGCCACTATGTGCCGCTGGACGCGGCGTACCCGCGGTCCCGTACGGACGCGATGCGCGCGGACGCCGGGGTCGCCCTGACCGTGGGCCACAAGGAGCTGCTGGAGGGGGCGGGCATACCGGCCGCCGAGGCGCTGGTGCTGACGGCGTACGGGGTGCCGGAGGACGGGTCGGCGGAAGAGCGGTCGGCGGACGGGGCGCGGGCGGACGACGAGCCCGACCTCGCGTCCGACGATCTCCCGACCCCGGTCACGACCGACCCCGACGCGCTCGCCTACGTGATGTACACCTCTGGTTCGACCGGCCGTCCCAAGGGCGTGGCGATCACCCAGCGGGGCGCGGCGTGGCTGGCCTCCGCGCCCGGCGGGCTGACGGTCGGCGTACGCGACCGGGTGCTCTGCCACTCGGCGCTGACCTTCGACGGCTCGTCCTTCGAGCTGTGGATGCCGCTGGCCAACGGCGCCGCGGTGGCCGTCTCCACCGGCGGCCGGCAGTCGTTGGAACGCCTGGCGCGGGATGTGGAACGACTGGGCGTCACCGTGGCGTTCCTGACCACCGCGCTCTTCCACCATCTGGCCGCTCGCCGCTCGTCGGTCTTCGGTGTCCTCCGCGCGGTGGTCGTCGGCGGCGAGGCCATGGCCGCCCGCCACGCGCGTGCCGTCCTGCGCGCCCACCCCTGGCTGGAGCTGGTCAACGCCTACGGACCGACCGAGACCACGACCTTCGCCACCGGCCATCGGGTGCGCGACGCGGACTGTGACGCCCCGCCGCCGATCGGCCGCCCGGTGGCCGGTGCCACGGCGCGGGTGCTGGACGAGCGCGGCGAGCCGGTGCCCCCGGGCGTCCGGGGTGAGCTGTGGGTCGGCGGCCCCCGCGTCGCGGCGGGCTATCTCGGGCAGCCCGAGCGCACGGCCGAGCGCTTCGTCGCGCACGCCTCCGCCGGCCGGCTCTACCGCACCGGAGACCTGGTCTCGGCGCGCCCGGACGGCACGCTGGACTTCCACGGGCGCGTCGACGAGCAGGTCAAGATCCGTGGGTTCCGGATCGAGCCCGGTGAGATCGAGCACGCCCTGCGCACCCACCCGGGTGTGGCGGACGCCGCCGTGGCGGTGGCGCGGCCCAGCGACGACGACGCCCGCCTGGTGGCCTTCGTGGTGCCCGCCCTGCCCGACGGGCTGGAGGGTCCCGCCGGCTCCGGGCGTCCGGCCGCGACGGAGCTGCGCGCCCACCTGGCCGCCCGGCTGCCGGCCCATCTGATCCCCAACACGTGGTCCGTCGTGGACGCCCTGCCGCTGTCCGGCGGGGGGAAGGTGGACCGGCAGGCCCTCGCCGAGCGCGCGGTGCCCGGCTCCGCGCAGCCGGCCGAGGACCCCGGCCCGCCGTCCGTGTGGGAGGAGCTCACCCCCGTGCAGCAGGCCGTGGCCGACGCCTGGGGCCGGGCGCTGGGGTGCGAGGTCACCAGTCCCGCCGCCGACTTCCTCGACCTGGGCGGACACTCGCTGCTGGCGCTCGGCGTCGTCGACGACCTGCGCCAGGAGCTGGGCGTCGAACTGACCCTCGCCGCCTTCTTCGCGGCGCCGACCGTGGCCGCACACGCGGTGCTGGTGGAGCGGGAACTGATCGGGGCGTACGGGGCGGAGGCGGAAGCCGCCGAGGAGCAGGCGCCGGTCGCCGCGGACGTGACGGGAGACGCACGATGA